The following proteins are co-located in the Myxocyprinus asiaticus isolate MX2 ecotype Aquarium Trade chromosome 18, UBuf_Myxa_2, whole genome shotgun sequence genome:
- the LOC127456158 gene encoding forkhead box protein F1-like, giving the protein MTAEVQQPSVQTPAHSSPMSEKPHGQTPVMETSSSSTTKTKKTNAGIRRPEKPPYSYIALIVMAIQSSPTKRLTLSEIYQFLQSRFPFFRGSYQGWKNSVRHNLSLNECFIKLPKGLGRPGKGHYWTIDPASEFMFEEGSFRRRPRGFRRKCQALKPSMYSMMNGLGFNHIPESYNFQGAGGGLSCPNSLSLESGIGMMNGHLASNMEGMGLAGHSMSHLSANSGHSYMGSCTGSLGSEYPHHDNSASPLLTSGGVMEPHPVYSSTASAWPPAPSASLNNGASFIKQQPLSPCNPGANPVQPSLSTHSLEHSYMHQNGHGTTDLQGIPRYHSQSPSMCDRKEFVFSFNAMTSSSMHSPGSNSYYHHQQVSYQDIKPCVM; this is encoded by the exons aTGACGGCTGAAGTGCAGCAGCCCTCCGTGCAGACCCCTGCCCACAGCAGCCCCATGTCGGAGAAACCCCACGGACAGACGCCTGTGATGGAGACCTCTTCCTCATCCACCACCAAAACCAAGAAGACGAACGCTGGAATCCGTCGTCCTGAAAAACCTCCGTATTCTTACATCGCTCTCATCGTCATGGCTATCCAGAGCTCTCCAACCAAACGACTCACTCTGAGCGAAATCTACCAGTTCCTTCAGAGTCGCTTCCCGTTTTTCCGAGGGTCGTATCAAGGCTGGAAAAACTCGGTGCGTCACAATCTGTCTCTGAACGAGTGCTTTATTAAGCTGCCCAAGGGTTTGGGCAGACCCGGGAAGGGGCATTACTGGACCATCGACCCGGCCAGTGAGTTCATGTTTGAGGAAGGATCTTTCCGCAGGAGGCCGCGGGGATTCAGGCGCAAATGTCAGGCGCTAAAACCCTCGATGTACAGCATGATGAACGGGCTAGGATTCAATCACATACCCGAGTCCTATAACTTTCAGGGGGCCGGCGGGGGCCTGTCTTGTCCTAACAGTTTATCTTTGGAGAGCGGGATTGGAATGATGAATGGACATTTGGCCAGCAATATGGAAGGAATGGGCTTGGCAGGACACTCCATGTCACATCTATCAGCGAACAGTGGACATTCCTATATGGGGAGTTGCACAGGATCCTTGGGGAGCGAGTACCCCCACCACGACAACTCCGCATCTCCGCTTCTCACCAGCGGAGGAGTTATGGAGCCCCATCCCGTGTACTCCAGCACGGCTTCGGCCTGGCCTCCAGCGCCTTCCGCCTCTCTCAACAACGGGGCGTCTTTCATCAAACAGCAGCCGCTTTCTCCGTGCAACCCCGGTGCCAACCCAGTGCAGCCTAGTTTATCCACACACTCTTTGGAACACTCCTACATGCACCAGAACGGTCATGGCACCACCGACCTTCAAG GTATTCCTCGCTATCATTCCCAGTCTCCCAGCATGTGTGACAGGAAAGAGTTTGTCTTCTCTTTTAACGCCATGACCTCTTCATCGATGCATTCACCAGGGAGCAACTCATACTACCACCATCAGCAGGTCTCCTATCAGGATATCAAACCCTGTGTTATGTGA